Genomic window (Cucumis sativus cultivar 9930 chromosome 2, Cucumber_9930_V3, whole genome shotgun sequence):
AGTTCAATTACCGTTAAACATAGATaattaaagtttgaagttCTATCTTCTACTAATAAAATGTAAACCATAATAACTAAgaatatgtatatgtatgtttttatttatctgTGAGTATCTATCGTCTCATGAGACAATTCATTTAATCATATAACATGACTTTAATTGGtaagatatttaaaatcaatttcgtcaagttttttatatttttttgttatagttacaaatatatgaattagattcaaaatgatgaagtatatagtaacattttaaaataaattcacaaatatgcaaaatttgtcaaaatctaTTAACAATAAAACTCTATCGCTGATATATTATGCTGTAtatattggtctatcattgatagattttgctatatttataaaaaaaatttaaatgctACTATATACATCATCCTTATTCCTAAAATAACGCAAatctaaaacatttttaggAAATTATTTAGagatgtattttcaaatatagtatcaccattttgttttccttaaaaatttcatataaattcACTTATTGAATTgagagttatttttttaaataaattaatcattGTATAAACTAAAGTCATTGCTGGCAAATACAAGATATATTTATCGATTTCAAGGAGCGAGATCGACATATATATGTAGCGATCAACACACAATTTAATTGGTCTAAATATTCATAATTTGCTTGATGTAACACGACTCATACTATTCAatcatatatttcaatttaatttgtagtAATCTTTCAGGGTATGGTAAAGAATGTCTTACCTATTCAACTATGTCTAATGGTAAAATgtgaattcaattttataataacaaagCCAATTAGATGACTAATGTTCTAATGTTTTACGTTGTCTTACTTAACaaccaacaattaaaaataaatgaaatatattaaacatcacatggaatattattgttattattattttggaaacaACATGGATTTGGATATGTTTACAAAACGAGtgtgaatattaaaatagagaATTCAATTGacaatatgaaatttattggAATAATCTAAACCCCAATCTGATCATTTCATCacaatcataaaatattttcttagaattttcttttccaaaataaattattaaaaagagaaaacaacaaaacctTGAGATTAGtctttgtgtgtgtgtttttatatatatatatatatgtatgctTGTTGTTCTTGAACTTGTAAACAGAAGAGGGAAAGAGAGACGAAGGTTGccattttcaaaagaaagagagaaaatgagagGGATTGGTAGAATGGTAAGCTCTTTTGTGggttttgttcttgttttgaCAACTTTGTTGGCGGTTGTTCCCACGACCGAGGCGCAGCTCCGACGAGATTTCTATGCCGATGTATGCCCTAACGTCGAGAGTATAGTTCGAAGCGCTGTGACAAAGAAGTTCAAACAAACGTTTGTTACTGTTCCTGCTACTCTTCGCCTCTTCTTCCATGACTGCTTTGTTCAGGTAATttgcaataataattaagttctttgaagtttgaaaagtaaatttaaatttaagtacTAAATGTGTAATttgagtttataaaaaaagtagtttgttggaattttcttaaaaatcgattagaaaaaaaaagtattactcgacttaaaatgatttaaatagTTGCATGAGAAAGGATATGATGtgtatgtttatatatatataatgcaatTTAAAGACTAAAAGAGTTTTTTGGGTTTCATTCAATCAATGTAGGGATGTGATGCGTCAGTGATGATCGCTTCAGATGGAAGCAACAAGGCAGAGAAGGATCATCCTGATAATCTTTCGTTAGCCGGTGATGGATTCGATACCGTTATCAAAGCTAAAGCAGCAGTTGATGCTGTACCAGGATGTAAAAACAAAGTCTCATGTGCTGATATTCTCGTCATGGCTACTCGAGATGTCATTTCATTGGTTCGTAATTGGTGTTGATTTTCTCAACTGATTAATTAACAACCCTCTCAATATCCTTTGATAACGATTTTGTTTATAGTACGTACGTTCTCAATAACAATCATCGAATTTATTATGATTGGAAAACAGGCGAGAGGACCTTCATATGCAGTGGAGTTGGGAAGAAAAGATGGGCTCGTTTCCAGGGCTTCAGATGTTGAAGGAAAATTGCCTCAACCATCCTTCAATCTCAATCAACTTAATGCTATGTTTGCTGCCAATGGTCTTTCTCAAGCTGACATGATTGCTCTCTCTggtatttatacttttaatttcctttttcccttACATTTCTAATTGTTGGACGAATTCACAGTTGGTTATTATAGTCCATACATGATTACTATTGTACCAAATTTAGTTATgtcaaattaaagttaattttactAAAACTAGACGACTCTTAAACTTTCATAATCGCTTAAGTCATCGTTGTTTgatagttttagtttttaaaccTTAGACAAATATTGATTAGGTCTAGGGATGGAGCTCGAGCCCGACCTCACGATCTctcttgaaatttgaattgttataaataatattaacaataacATGTTTTTCAAAGATATTATGTTAGCATAGTGATTTTAGGTGTCTTTAACTAAGAGTATTTTTAGAGGATAATTAAATGTGAACACCAACCTTTTTAGATAATTGTATCACTTATAGACTCCTATATATACTATTAATATGATATTCGAGAAttgaatctaaattttataatatctACAAATGCTTTTTCATCATgttatatttggtaaatacttatgatttaattgatatatttgtaacttGCAGCGAATACTTATgatttaattgatatatttgtaacttGCAGCGGCACACACGGTAGGATTCTCCCATTGCAGTAAGTTTGCAAACAGAATCTACAATTTCAGTCGTACAAATCCAGTTGATCCAACGATAAATCCGACGTATGCAAAAAAGCTTCAAGATATGTGTCCCCAAGATGTGGATCCAAGGATAGCCATTGACATGGATCCCAACACCCCCAGAAGGTTTGATAATATGTACTTCAAAAATCTTCAACAAGGAATGGGCCTTTTCACTTCTGACCAAATCCTCTTCACTGACCGAAGGTCTAAGTCCACTGTCAACATTTGGGCACATAGTGGTAGAACCTTCTACACAGCCTTTATTGATGCCATGACCAAGTTGGGTCGAGTCGGTGTTAAGACCGGATCCGATGGTAACATTCGTACTGATTGTGGTGTTTTCAACTCTTGAACATAAAGAGAGTGTTTGGATCAAGGAGTCATGAAGTTgtaaagtttgaaaagttttagGCTTTTTTGTAGTCTCAAAATTAGTCGTGAGTCACGAActacttcaaacttttatttccTTCATTTCCTTTGAAGAAACCGATAAACCGACTTTAGAGTTTTGggattgttgttgttattattattattattaagatgGAATATTGGAATAAAGGgagttaaagaaaaagagagggaaagaGAGATGGGTATTtgtacaaaaaagaaaaagaaaaaatagtttcataTTCTAGTTTGATTTTCATTCTTTGTTCAATCACATGGTGTCATGTGTTGGATTGATGTACTTTTCTTGTAAGGACGTAACAACTTTGGGTGTcgttatgaaaatattttgaattctataatTCCAACTctacatttttaaatgtttatatgaaCTTTGTTTAATAGTAATTGACATCTAATTTATTaagttcaatattttttatattcaagattatatatatgcTCATTTTTGGCCCAAACATCCTTTTATgacttcaaaataaattataatgtcTCATGTGTAAGTGTAGAAAGATTCATGACTAGAGATAactttattatcatatttgaactcttaaaaaataaaattcaattcatttttttgggTCTTCAACACCGAGAATAAGTTACGAATTAGATAACAAATCAATCAAACTAGCTAGCTTATATGTACgtgtattataatttataagcttcattttcaaaaactaaaatcatatttaataatcataatttgattttagtttttaaaaacgaaaGATTTGTCTGTTAATAAATGTGAAAGCAAGGATTTGTCGAAGAGAATAGTTTGTTTGAATCGAAAAATTTACATGAATAATTCTACCTTGTTCCCTATAAATTCACCACAAGTAATTATTCTCTTAGGGTGAGCATCGACTAGTGAAGTTAGTTTTACAACCATAAATGACCAACAAATCGACCATGATAAGTGTTGTATGGTCAAATCTATCTTTAATAGTCAAGGAATTTAAAGTTGGTCGTTAGTTTGGTAGGTTTTattctttggtttctttttaaatttgttcatctgaattttttcaaatcaattcaaCACCAACGAACACATCTCCTTCTTCGATAAACTTTGGATCcataacttaaatttttaatctatCACCCTCACGCCTAATCTTAATCCATACAAAATCAAACgaaaaattatatagaattataaatgaaatggGGAGCAAAGACGGGAAATGGAGAAGGTCTGCTTGCCTTCACCACCTTGGATTGAGGAGTgtgaaaagtgaaaagaaaaagtgaagaaaGCGCGTCAATAGCATTGTAATAAATGGGAATcgttttggatatgatgaaTGAATAATAATGGGTTCtttaatgaatgaataataatGGGTTCTTTAAAATTGCTTAGAAAAAGAATACCATATTTCCCTCATTccaagaaaaccaaaaagccaaaattccaattccaattccattGAAGTGGGATTTTCGATATAAAGCATCAATTACACATTACCACACtattattcttcttccttcttcttcttctactccttttcaaatcaattcaaacatattcCCTCCTCCTTTATACCCATGAGCTACTACGACCACCAACAGCCACCCGTCGGGGCTCCCCCGCCGCAAGGTCAGCACTTGAACATCGTCTCTTATCTATTATTTTGCTTCTTTCATTGTTGATTGACCCatataactattatttttgtagGGTTCCCTCCCAAGGATGCTTACCCTCCGCCAGGGTACCCTGTCCAAGGCTACCCTGCAGCTCAAGGGTATCCTCCGCCACCACCCCCACCGCCGGGGTATGCCCCACAGTATAGTCAACCTCCTCCCAAGAATGAAACAACTGGTTGCCTTGAAGGATGGTTTGTCACAACTCCCCTTTTTCAGTCTTTAATATCTATCTCCCTTTAGTTCTCTTCTTAAtctatttactttttctttattttgaaagataaaaaatcaaatgaaatacGCGAACTAGAATAAAAATCCAAATAGGAATTTGCTAATTATTGCTAATGGAAATGTATTGTATGATTGTTTTGCAGTTTAGCAGcactttgttgttgttgtctATTGGATGCTTGCTTCTAACAACGTCAGGATCATTGGGACTATATGATCAAAGTTTATATATGTACTTACAATATAATGTTCCAATGTCACATTATTGTAGTATATGACAATCATCACATGTAACTTTGTTACCCTTAATAACTTATGTtgtttagaaaacaatatattcaaattaactGCTTgcctttttctctttgttccCATCTTTTCTCCTTGCTTCTAAACCTTCTTTAAACGATGATTAGAGCAAGTAGatgaatgatttttaaaaaagaattgtcTTAAGAGTCTAAAAAGTTTAAGAGGTTTGATTGATTGATACTAAACTATAGAATGGTTTTATTGATACGACGACtcctaaaaaatatatggcCGGATTAGAAACTTCCAATtcaacaaaagagaaagaaagaaagaaagaacaggAAAACACAAACATTGCATCTCCTAATTTGGTAGCCActtgaaatttggttaaaaCCCATGGCAACCTACCccttagtttgattttttttccccttctaaAACCCATGGCATATAGTACTACTAACCTTCAACAGAGAGAAGAAGGACGGTGGGTGAAGAATGATTTCGAAGAACTCCTGCAGATTTGGCTTCAACAAATTATCGGTGAAGAAGCTTTCGCAACTCAGAATTCCTCTTGAACACGTATTCTCTAGCATTTTAGTTGAGAATTAAAACCCTAATTGTTGATCGTTTTCTTTGTCAACACATCAACTtgtgttaaataatttaatagcAGAGAccatttttaagttttattagAAGCATACGTTAAAATTGGACAATTAAAATTagggttaaaaaaaataacccaAAGACCAAGAATAATTAATGATTGTTGAATAAAATCAAGAGTGTGATTGGAAtgtcttttattattattattattaaaacgaGTCTATAAAACAAGTTGGTTTATGATAAgcattgaaatcaaattttagaagaataaatttgaaatgattaatACTCCTCTCATTTACATGAAAAATCCATAGGTCACAACCTTAGATAGCCACTAACGACCAACTCCGACCACCATCACCATCACCAACTACTACTAACTAATCTTTAATTATCTCTACTGtcaaacacaaactaaaatataacaaaatgaactaaaatatttatgattatacaaattatattatctaaattttttactaatcatatatatatttctacaCGCGTGAATTAGTAGTTAGAGTTAAGCCGTCAGTAGTAGTCGTCAGGCAGACGCAACAATCTAATaagtttaagaaataattaaggatGCATTGTTGACATTTGGTCAAACTCCTTCCTCTTTCTCATCATTCATCAATCTACGTAAGCACGTGCGATGCATTGTGTAATGCCCAGTCAAAGTCATAATCGTCCACTACTTACACCTCACCGCCGACTGCTATTTTTTCTACTAAACTGACACCCAAACGaaccttcttttttcttcttcttctactctctctctctctctatatatatatatagatatataaatacaaaaacatacccacttctcaaatttaaaaacaaaacaaagaaaagaaaactaaatcgTCTGATCAGGTTTTTGTTTTCCCAAAATGGAACCTcactctttttccttttactacATGGATCAGGGGGCGCCAGTTCAGAAGACGGGGAAGAAGCCTGTGGCGCCTCCCCGCCCATCCCCACCGCAGGTTTATAAGGTGGATCCTATCAACTTCCGGGATGTTGTTCAGAAGCTAACTGCAGCTCCTCAGTTTCAGGATCGTCGTCTTCAAGCCATGCCGCCTCCACGGCCTGATCTCGCCGATCAGTCCTCACGACCTCGGGATTTGTCCGGGGAGGGAGAGGGTGGCTTTTTCTTGGGACAGTCCTCTCACAGATATTAATTATCTAAATTCTTGGAGTTTTCATGTCATTTttatctcttctttctttctttcttaatactttaatttggttgaattctaatttttatactctcaataaattttcaatttgtatttttgtagttCATTTACATGTAACTATGGAAATAATACAGATATGGGAATGAAATTTGTAgtaaaaatactatttaataacattttaaaaaataataaacttaatttggccttaaatatttaagttaagATTATGGAAGAAGGTGAATTAGGAACTAAAATTAGACCattaaaagtaacaaaataatattaggaTATTTTTCTAGATACTTAACCTTATGAAGAACTATGTTGCATACTTAACCTTAGGAAGAACTATGTTGCACTTGGAAACTTTAGGGACCGTTTGGGGAAGGGTTAGGGTTATGATAAaactagtgttatgataaaactagtttcatgataaaagttgtttgagGGAAATATTATGTGAGTAATGTTATGATAGTGTTATaataagatgtgtttggggAAGAGTTATGTGATTAGTGTTATGatagttttatgataaaatgtgtttgagGGAAGGGTTATGTATGTAgtgttatgaaatttattttttatacatttttttttaattcatattctaaatccaactaaaattttgtatatttaatttactaaattattctattttcgtaaaacaatttttaataatttctttaaatgtgACGTCtatttccaacattttttacGTTGTCGTTATGtgcaaataatttattgattttttaaagaaatttatattctaaatctaatacacaaa
Coding sequences:
- the LOC101208254 gene encoding peroxidase 51, with the translated sequence MRGIGRMVSSFVGFVLVLTTLLAVVPTTEAQLRRDFYADVCPNVESIVRSAVTKKFKQTFVTVPATLRLFFHDCFVQGCDASVMIASDGSNKAEKDHPDNLSLAGDGFDTVIKAKAAVDAVPGCKNKVSCADILVMATRDVISLARGPSYAVELGRKDGLVSRASDVEGKLPQPSFNLNQLNAMFAANGLSQADMIALSAAHTVGFSHCSKFANRIYNFSRTNPVDPTINPTYAKKLQDMCPQDVDPRIAIDMDPNTPRRFDNMYFKNLQQGMGLFTSDQILFTDRRSKSTVNIWAHSGRTFYTAFIDAMTKLGRVGVKTGSDGNIRTDCGVFNS
- the LOC105434615 gene encoding cysteine-rich and transmembrane domain-containing protein WIH1, with protein sequence MSYYDHQQPPVGAPPPQGFPPKDAYPPPGYPVQGYPAAQGYPPPPPPPPGYAPQYSQPPPKNETTGCLEGCLAALCCCCLLDACF